In a genomic window of Vanessa tameamea isolate UH-Manoa-2023 chromosome 31, ilVanTame1 primary haplotype, whole genome shotgun sequence:
- the LOC135194522 gene encoding uncharacterized protein LOC135194522: LNTHLWPLSAVKKRSHSHIKPIKMNENETYYMETSPTEILIYIFTFLSPKERAKCCQVCWRWKRIVDNLSKNEGLWLKHCKKDFNDIYSVAYYKRVPGLTWFHIYRSLTLWSKLNKANESMDEFASATGCMDEIRDFQILRHGLIGVHTRGAITYYDLDTLKLSRRTSITGNYLRYVENDDTIIILGYNLNLFVVRKLITDTHYETDVTFGNVKTFLLADEDLFYVTLTDEVFLCKLQDDQLKSVLLNQANSSIMSVGYHKGNINLLTFQRDIFTIVGNELIYRSTLDTSTNLLHELKKYNFLENLDWRVYFQWMYVLKHTVPEGPLRDIIIIKTYGEAVFVGSNWGVFRIYYAPYNNDEFDLFNSEPIKQFNFMERCDCPVLSMCPIIRIDVIEGEDSHIILIAMPKKIAVITYIHSFKETTMGTMLPYQDVHKIKILNISE, encoded by the coding sequence CTAAACACTCATCTGTGGCCTTTATCTGCTGTAAAAAAGAGAAGTCATTCTCATATAAAACccataaaaatgaatgaaaacgAAACCTACTACATGGAAACATCGCCGACAGaaattttgatttacatttttacatttctttCACCGAAAGAACGAGCAAAATGTTGTCAAGTCTGCTGGAGATGGAAGCGTATCGTCGACAATCTATCCAAAAACGAAGGGTTGTGGCTCAAACATTGCAAGAAAgattttaatgacatttattCAGTAGCATATTACAAGCGAGTGCCTGGTCTAACCTGGTTTCACATCTACAGATCGTTAACGCTCTGGTCGAAGTTAAACAAAGCGAATGAATCGATGGACGAGTTCGCATCCGCAACGGGCTGTATGGACGAGATACGAGACTTCCAAATACTAAGACATGGTCTAATCGGAGTTCACACACGAGGAGCGATTACTTATTACGATTTGGACACACTAAAACTATCCAGAAGAACATCAATAACAGGTAATTATCTACGTTACGTTGAAAACGACGatactataataatactagGGTACAATCTAAATTTATTCGTTGTTCGAAAACTTATAACTGATACGCATTACGAAACTGATGTGACATTTGGAAACGTAAAAACATTTCTCTTGGCCGACGAAGATTTGTTCTATGTAACGTTAACCGATGAAGTTTTCCTATGTAAGTTACAGGATGACCAATTAAAATCTGTGCTACTCAACCAAGCCAATAGCAGTATAATGTCCGTTGGTTATCACAAAGGAAACATTAATTTACTTACATTCCAAAGagatatatttacaattgtCGGCAATGAATTGATATACCGGAGCACCTTAGATACGTCAACAAACTTGttacatgaattaaaaaagtacaatttcCTCGAGAACCTAGACTGGCGAGTATACTTTCAATGGATGTATGTTTTGAAACATACAGTCCCAGAAGGTCCGTTacgtgatattataattattaaaacatacggAGAAGCAGTGTTTGTTGGTTCCAATTGGGGTGTTTTCCGTATTTACTATGCTCcttataataatgatgaattTGATCTATTTAATTCGGAaccaataaaacaatttaattttatggagcGCTGTGACTGCCCAGTGCTGTCTATGTGCCCAATAATACGGATAGATGTTATCGAAGGGGAAGATagccatataattttaatcgctATGCCAAAGAAAATTGCtgttataacatacatacatagtttcAAAGAAACAACAATGGGGACAATGTTGCCCTATCAAgatgtacataaaattaaaatacttaatatttctgaGTGA
- the LOC135194526 gene encoding uncharacterized protein LOC135194526, whose product MDQMSTVVKSKSSNNGIPLKPKKNKKTISDGDFAPNSVKKRGVYVDRKLFKSPLYTQEASDFKTNRRPPPRPRPGQKKFLASVLRILSKSTTGTQYPDREDQADVRHSKRRARSRLRLETDIRNEKPNKRGKYKSRILKKNLNNDDDRFIVLQSTKQIAQTPSNYSEANAFSLQEEKTKIRSIRDILVNNTYSGLANDIASDLLEDVPAKDQKIRIKDEPDTIASDIKKEGEKKIYNLFVDLLESTFNAYNLKDGTLSESNVALEINESIANKLTINNKLESNDLTTNAVKNTSITTMKHFDNPLMNIRLSNHKPYKRINPRVSVKSWDCTKTVNTPELHSFPSKRRSIRSNRKKKLLNVFKEELQLKRTCVEPINLFQALKVMAKNKQKKNVYEQRDAKRLKNISAESNSDRRECVFKRRKIISMKPKKTSQIINRDVIGQKYSEYNAKFKKRERNSAILSQHSIKVYGYNYEDVVERKKVQHARSHERWPQNLNKSRELTATLSPFIMQSNLDYYTLLQFPDRSSCDFTY is encoded by the exons ATGGATCAGATGTCAACGGTCGTGAAATCCAAGTCTTCAAACAACGGAATACCACTTAAGCCTAAGAAGAACAAGAAAACCATCAGCGACGGTGATTTCGCACCCAATTCGGTGAAGAAGCGAGGAGTATACGTGGACAGGAAATTGTTTAAGTCACCTTTGTACACTCAAG AGGCAAGTGATTTCAAAACCAATAGAAGACCACCGCCGAGACCGAGACCTGgtcaaaaaaagtttttagccTCCGTTCTGAGAATACTCTCGAAATCAACAACCGGCACACAATATCCAGATCGCGAAGATCAGGCAGACGTTAGACACAGTAAACGTAGAGCTCGGTCTAGACTTAGACTCGAGACAGATATAAGAAACGAGAAACCTAACAAACGAGGCAAGTATAAATCAAGAATACtaaagaaaaacttaaacaaCGACGACGATCGATTTATTGTACTGCAGTCAACGAAACAAATAGCACAGACGCCGTCTAATTACTCTGAAGCAAATGCATTTAGTTTACAGGAGGAAAAGACGAAGATACGCTCGATTAGAGATATTTTGGTAAACAACACTTACAGTGGATTAGCAAATGATATAGCGAGTGATCTTTTGGAAGATGTGCCGGCGAAAGATCAGAAAATAAGGATTAAAGACGAACCGGACACGATCGCATCGGATATAAAGAAAGAGGGCGAAAAAAAGATCTACAATTTATTCGTTGATTTACTAGAAAGTACGTTCAATGCTTACAATCTCAAAGACGGTACGCTAAGCGAGTCGAATGTCGCTTTAGAAATAAATGAATCTATAGCCAATAAATTAACAATCAACAATAAGTTAGAATCAAATGATTTAACAACGAATGCAGTTAAGAACACTTCGATAACAACAATGAAACACTTCGATAACCCGTTAATGAATATAAGACTGTCCAATCATAAACCTTATAAACGCATTAATCCTAGAGTATCAGTGAAATCTTGGGATTGTACAAAAACAGTTAATACACCAGAATTACATAGCTTTCCGAGCAAAAGGAGGTCTATCAGAAGTAACAGAAAAAAGAAGTTGTTAAATGTATTCAAAGAAGAACTACAACTTAAACGTACGTGCGTTGAACCGATAAATTTATTCCAAGCTTTAAAAGTAATggcgaaaaataaacaaaagaaaaacgtatACGAGCAACGCGACGCAAAGCGTTTGAAGAATATATCAGCGGAAAGCAATTCAGATAGACGCGAATGCGTGTTTAAAAGACGCAAGATCATATCAATGAAACCGAAAAAAACATCCCAGATTATCAACCGTGATGTCATCGGGCAGAAATATTCAGAATATAATGCAAAGTTTAAGAAAAGAGAAAGGAACTCAGCAATACTTTCGCAGCATTCGATTAAGGTTTACGGTTACAATTACGAAGATGTAGTTGAAAGGAAGAAAGTTCAGCACGCTAGAAGTCACGAGAGATGGCCTCAAAATCTGAACAAAAGTCGCGAACTTACCGCGACGTTATCGCCGTTCATTATGCAATCAAATTTAGACTACTACACTTTGTTACAATTCCCCGATCGATCCTCTTGTGATTTTACTtactaa
- the LOC135194530 gene encoding uncharacterized protein LOC135194530 — protein sequence MDKINAIDGKRLYKIKDKFADLNKTNYNKKKANYKDYRFGKDRGDSNQFRNSKEKIENKTQQNNLHSRVTNLIVPSKIEKKDVNIQDTERKRDKDKNSKTRNLLDRRYETKSKNILDTKDDLNKDHSKARDDVKNISHESKPNVKMDNTSHQINKRPLIRTITDTHDATKTYKAVTFTERKPQRAIKIKIPNINNVKKTNIPKLVNRHQRNKIAVKNIVEDNVVSKRNGKFDKRIKHRRELVSPVRERNGISPPTEIAKWAPNSITDHTRPYYEAWINTTLSAICSKKDGSYLDRKKILKTVQLTLEERSYSPELIYENFADERFTGKIRINHR from the exons ATGGACAAAATTAACGCAATAGACGGCAAGCGCTTGTACAAAATCAAAGATAAGTTCGCCGATTTGAACAAAacgaattacaataaaaaaaaggcaAATTACAAAGATTACAGATTCGGCAAAGATCGAGGAGATTCTAATCAATTCAGAAACAGTAaagaaaaaattgaaaacaaaactcAACAAAACAACTTACATTCAAGAGTAACAAACCTGATTGTGCCttcgaaaattgaaaaaaaggaCGTAAATATACAAGATACCGAGAGGAAAAGAGACAAAGATAAAAATAGCAAAACAAGGAATTTACTAGATAGAAGATACGAaactaaatctaaaaatatattggatacAAAAGATGACCTTAATAAAG ATCACTCGAAGGCGCGGGACGATGTTAAGAACATATCACACGAATCCAAACCGAATGTCAAAATGGATAATACGTCACATCAAATAAATAAGAGACCTCTAATCAGAACTATAACCGACACACACGACGCAACTAAAACTTATAAAGCCGTAACATTTACTGAAAGGAAACCACAGAGagcgataaaaattaaaataccaaatataaacaatgttaaaaaaacgaatatacctaaattagtaaatagacatcaaagaaataaaatagccGTTAAGAATATCGTTGAAGATAACGTAGTCAGTAAAAGAAATGGTAAATTTGATAAAAGAATTAAACATAGAAGGGAACTGGTGTCGCCTGTCCGCGAACGAAATGGCATCTCGCCGCCAACGGAAATAGCTAAATGGGCGCCGAACAGTATCACAGATCACACGAGACCGTATTACGAAGCCTGGATCAATACGACTTTGTCAGCGATTTGTAGTAAGAAGGACGGCTCATATTTAGATAGGAAGAAAATTTTGAAGACCGTTCAGCTGACACTCGAAGAGAGGTCTTATAGTCCTGAGTTGATTTACGAGAACTTTGCAGATGAACGTTTTACTGGGAAAATTCGAATAAatcatagataa
- the LOC113398174 gene encoding uncharacterized protein LOC113398174, with product MSAFKALRDVSNKFENELRKLSTELFSAKIDDAFEDNISKKMRDLALFSSKLRLLQAKPLSVTPQVTEIPKNEQTTISDYTDTVTWKIIEQQVVKTLTQMHAVKNLITTSSRELDPELVERKEKIIEQLQKYREHESQLRHLEAVLQEKEDELLHTRQIWDESLSNLKDSQKLPQNEEIATGPLYKKLQVLISKMELMRWLIAKLVTSRTGGYDWATDPHKRLNALALARQHHTIQDYTES from the exons ATGTCAGCATTTAAAGCTCTACGCGATGTcagtaataaatttgaaaacgaACTACGAAAATTATCAACGGAATTATTTTCTGCAAAAATTGACGATGCCTTCGAAGATAATATCTCTAAGAAAATGCGAGACCTTGCTTTGTTTAGTTCAAAATTAAGATTGTTACAAGCGAAGCCTTTGTCCG tcACACCACAAGTTACCGAGATTCCAAAGAACGAACAAACGACAATCAGTGATTATACGGACACAGTGACGTGGAAGATAATAGAGCAACAGGTGGTTAAAACACTAACTCAGATGCACGCCGTCAAGAACCTTATTACAACGTCAAGTCGTGAATTAGATCCTGAGTTAGTTGAAAGAAAAGA GAAAATCATTGAACAATTACAAAAGTATCGAGAACATGAATCTCAACTCCGACACTTAGAAGCTGTGCTCCAGGAGAAGGAGGATGAACTTCTGCATACTAGACAGATATGGGATGAATCGTTAAGCAATTTGAAAGACAGCCAAAAGTTACCGCAAAATGAAGAAATTGCTACTGGGCCCTTGTATAA AAAACTCCAAGTATTGATCAGTAAGATGGAACTGATGCGTTGGCTCATAGCCAAATTGGTGACGTCACGAACGGGGGGCTATGATTGGGCTACGGATCCCCACAAACGATTGAATGCCTTAGCATTGGCAAGACAGCACCAcactatacaagattatactgAAAGTTga